In a genomic window of Occallatibacter riparius:
- a CDS encoding long-chain fatty acid--CoA ligase has product MTESPTLQDWLSSLTRFGNKRAVGLRSNFGTRWWDFSRLYRGMLYAAHLLAECKLKAGDRVLLYAPPSPEWLALLLGCTWRGLVPVTLDSTASLEGLADMVRGLSVRLVVFTAGQPIEAVNCPLLRIQNLDPSADWNPDAAQLRVPASIDDTGIEFAEDSAPRPAATSSHKDLLKQILTLERSTGSTSALTFVPPSPHPTPFWVAALLCSLQAGAPVLFIRSDAPYHLLRVARSAAKSKLLASNAQLHSLEQFIVKQASGSSHAVRRLPGSLQMLLVCGRPLSESSIQFWERLGMRIVQCGDFSALVGKEVDTRPPSLDEILQSGDSPVKATQLAAYIECNLSFAPLADVRQFLRSLPLDSIEQAEVMALFLSSPAIDAEAALNAEDGFESRSRWKHRAPAWQRLHAAAVLRGIVSPIFRRLILGVVARVRVTGLDRLDGLKGPIFFASRRSDRRHPVEFLGVVRALPPRLARRVMVGVSDRPFLESHFYRRPGDSLPYRLLISWVAIFGLPSVMPYALLESALSHGFAEICDWAARGYHPLVTWSPAMALLATEVQATVIPVRLRGRSRGWWNTEVFVQFGIPRQILPFADPGFTYLDVETGLRAPLQEVAL; this is encoded by the coding sequence ATGACCGAATCACCCACCTTGCAGGATTGGCTTTCCTCCCTCACTCGCTTCGGAAACAAGCGTGCCGTTGGGCTCCGTTCGAATTTCGGGACACGATGGTGGGACTTCAGCCGGCTCTACCGCGGAATGCTCTACGCGGCCCACCTGCTCGCGGAATGCAAGTTGAAAGCAGGCGATCGCGTTCTGCTTTACGCGCCTCCCTCTCCGGAGTGGCTCGCGCTCCTGCTCGGTTGCACGTGGCGTGGCCTGGTTCCCGTCACGCTCGACTCCACTGCATCCCTCGAAGGGTTGGCGGACATGGTGCGCGGCCTATCCGTCAGACTCGTCGTCTTCACCGCAGGGCAGCCAATCGAAGCCGTGAATTGTCCCTTGCTGCGCATTCAGAATCTGGACCCTTCCGCAGATTGGAATCCAGACGCGGCGCAACTGCGCGTTCCTGCCAGCATAGACGATACAGGCATCGAGTTCGCTGAAGACAGCGCACCGCGGCCGGCTGCGACTTCGTCGCACAAAGATCTCCTGAAGCAGATCCTCACGTTGGAACGATCCACAGGAAGCACTTCCGCACTCACGTTCGTACCACCTTCCCCGCATCCAACGCCCTTCTGGGTTGCAGCTTTGCTGTGTTCACTGCAGGCCGGCGCGCCGGTGCTGTTTATTCGGTCAGACGCCCCGTATCATCTGCTGCGCGTCGCAAGGTCCGCGGCGAAATCGAAGCTACTTGCGTCAAACGCCCAGTTGCACTCGCTCGAACAATTCATAGTGAAACAAGCGTCAGGTTCGAGCCATGCAGTACGCAGACTTCCCGGATCGCTGCAAATGCTCCTCGTCTGTGGCCGCCCTCTTTCGGAATCGTCGATCCAATTCTGGGAACGCCTCGGTATGCGAATTGTGCAATGCGGAGATTTCTCCGCTCTCGTGGGGAAGGAGGTCGATACCAGACCTCCTTCACTCGACGAAATCCTTCAAAGCGGGGACTCCCCCGTCAAGGCAACGCAACTCGCTGCGTATATCGAATGCAATCTTTCTTTTGCTCCACTTGCAGATGTGCGTCAGTTCTTGCGATCGTTGCCGCTCGACTCCATCGAACAGGCAGAAGTCATGGCCCTGTTCCTCTCGTCGCCCGCGATTGATGCCGAAGCGGCCTTAAACGCGGAAGATGGCTTCGAAAGCCGCTCCCGATGGAAGCACAGGGCCCCCGCATGGCAAAGGTTACATGCAGCGGCCGTTCTGCGCGGAATCGTCTCTCCCATATTTCGCCGACTGATTCTCGGAGTGGTTGCTCGCGTGCGTGTCACCGGCCTCGATCGCCTCGATGGCCTGAAGGGGCCGATCTTCTTCGCATCGCGCCGCAGCGACCGACGCCATCCCGTGGAGTTCCTGGGAGTCGTCAGAGCTTTGCCGCCACGCTTAGCCCGCCGAGTCATGGTCGGGGTGAGCGACCGCCCCTTCCTTGAGAGTCACTTCTATCGGCGCCCCGGAGACTCCCTGCCTTATCGGCTTTTGATCAGTTGGGTGGCAATCTTCGGACTGCCCAGTGTGATGCCCTACGCGCTGCTTGAATCCGCTCTCTCCCATGGCTTCGCGGAGATATGCGACTGGGCCGCCCGCGGATATCATCCGCTCGTCACATGGTCGCCGGCGATGGCCCTCCTCGCTACCGAAGTCCAGGCCACAGTAATTCCGGTGCGCCTGCGCGGCCGCTCGCGAGGATGGTGGAACACCGAGGTATTCGTTCAGTTCGGCATTCCACGCCAGATTCTTCCTTTTGCCGATCCTGGATTCACTTACCTCGATGTTGAGACTGGACTGCGAGCGCCATTGCAGGAGGTGGCCTTATGA
- a CDS encoding 4'-phosphopantetheinyl transferase family protein yields the protein MKLARRFFHPNEIAHLESLPDDRRGPEFLRIWVCKEACLKAIGSGIAGNLASFSAIGASGHVILPNSQPACYQELSIAIRGYAAVASTRPLPPIFIDPLRNARDFFDRLRDPDHGSGACNSSGSSSSHSVASCD from the coding sequence ATGAAGCTCGCGCGACGCTTCTTTCATCCCAATGAAATCGCACACCTGGAATCCTTGCCCGATGATCGCCGAGGTCCGGAGTTCCTGCGAATATGGGTTTGCAAGGAAGCCTGCCTCAAGGCCATCGGCTCTGGAATTGCCGGAAACCTGGCAAGCTTCTCTGCAATCGGAGCCTCCGGCCATGTGATCCTCCCGAATAGCCAACCCGCTTGCTACCAGGAACTCAGTATCGCGATCCGCGGATACGCCGCCGTGGCCTCGACCAGGCCCCTGCCCCCGATATTCATAGACCCCCTGCGAAATGCACGGGACTTTTTTGACCGTCTCCGCGATCCGGATCATGGCTCAGGCGCATGCAATTCGTCTGGCTCCTCTTCCAGCCATAGCGTCGCATCCTGCGACTGA
- a CDS encoding beta-ketoacyl-[acyl-carrier-protein] synthase family protein — protein MSHNGAHRRVVVTGMGAVTPLGPTLDSTWTAILQGMSGIRLIRQYGELTPPTHIAGQVSIDDLPLLEPRFSHRENEMDSLPLGRAAIFALHAAEQAWRDARLDELPALGRSAGVCIGASTFPIIEDRLPYIAELIDGNRWNPVRYADLCNRQRWLLTQSDAAKIASDLSIRCGFSGPSITAQAACTSATQALGHAFQSIRTGETQLMLTGGTDSMVSMMCVTGFSLLGSLSQRWTEPERASRPFDRTRDGFVLSEGSAMLILEELDHALNRGATIYAELVGYGSSCDAYRFTDMIPEGAGGTMAMRSALHDAGIAMERVGYINAHGTSTPLNDSTETTAIRRAFGPHADKLAVSSTKSQLGHLLCAAGAIELAITALALQNGIMPPTINLDYPDPACDLDYVPWKPRPADLSVAISNSFGFGGQNGCLVLRRWDSESAADRTTVYFPEAPRRVVITGIGVVSPLGLDADSHFANAHASAYSRTASEAMADLGIPYACPVTGFDAPGQIRNRMLRKILTRAASFAVSAAGQALDFAALDPEEVESASVFVGSLGVDQDLDLFVEALKASCDSSINFSYERYSRCGTALIDPLFLVRSLPNAGLCGAAIEHQIKGPNLNIMSGPASGLLALIAACRHIQCGAAPVALVGGYDSTLQLESVVVHLLEGRAARETGAGAGYVLGEGAAFFVIEDAAHAEARKAKVYAEIVGLAHVHSAPEDAAKGLYQVAMEASASGATDVVFGDGLNLPEEDAIEQQTLQRLGPELTLRTQTQRTGFCGVASPLFSLLEATRATAAREVARPLVWTSDHGRHHVAVALQAASCGDRAG, from the coding sequence ATGAGTCATAATGGCGCGCATCGTCGCGTTGTCGTAACAGGAATGGGCGCGGTAACCCCCTTGGGCCCCACGCTCGATTCAACGTGGACGGCTATCCTGCAAGGCATGAGCGGAATTCGTCTGATTCGCCAGTATGGCGAATTGACTCCGCCAACGCACATCGCCGGACAGGTCTCGATTGATGATCTGCCGCTGCTTGAGCCGCGCTTTAGCCATCGAGAGAACGAGATGGACTCTCTGCCTTTGGGCCGCGCCGCGATCTTCGCGCTCCACGCGGCCGAACAGGCATGGCGCGATGCGCGACTCGACGAACTCCCAGCCTTAGGCAGAAGCGCAGGCGTTTGCATTGGTGCCTCCACGTTTCCCATCATCGAAGACCGCCTGCCTTATATCGCCGAACTGATCGATGGCAACCGATGGAACCCCGTCCGATATGCGGACCTATGCAACAGGCAGCGCTGGTTGTTGACTCAAAGTGACGCGGCGAAGATCGCCTCTGACCTGTCGATTCGCTGCGGGTTCTCCGGACCTTCGATTACCGCGCAGGCAGCGTGCACCTCCGCCACACAGGCCCTCGGCCACGCCTTCCAAAGTATCCGAACCGGCGAAACGCAACTGATGCTCACCGGCGGAACAGACAGCATGGTATCCATGATGTGCGTTACGGGCTTCTCGCTTCTGGGCAGCCTCTCGCAGCGATGGACCGAACCTGAACGCGCTTCCAGACCCTTCGATCGCACCCGAGATGGCTTCGTCTTGTCCGAAGGTTCGGCCATGCTCATTCTTGAGGAACTGGACCATGCGCTCAACCGGGGTGCCACTATCTACGCGGAGTTGGTGGGATATGGATCATCGTGCGACGCCTATCGATTCACTGACATGATCCCGGAGGGCGCAGGCGGCACCATGGCCATGCGCTCTGCGCTCCACGATGCAGGCATCGCAATGGAGCGCGTTGGATACATCAATGCCCACGGCACTTCCACGCCGCTCAACGACAGCACCGAAACCACCGCCATTCGGCGCGCGTTCGGCCCCCATGCGGACAAGCTTGCGGTCAGTTCCACCAAGTCCCAGCTAGGACACCTGCTTTGCGCCGCTGGCGCTATTGAACTCGCCATCACAGCGTTGGCCTTGCAGAATGGCATCATGCCGCCGACCATCAATCTCGACTATCCCGACCCAGCGTGCGATCTCGACTACGTTCCATGGAAGCCGCGTCCGGCGGATCTCTCCGTGGCAATCTCTAACTCCTTCGGCTTCGGAGGCCAGAACGGATGCCTCGTGTTGCGGAGGTGGGATTCAGAATCCGCTGCAGATCGAACCACCGTTTACTTTCCGGAGGCGCCGCGGCGGGTAGTGATTACTGGCATCGGTGTTGTCTCTCCGCTTGGCCTGGATGCAGACAGTCATTTCGCCAACGCCCACGCCTCTGCGTATTCGCGAACCGCGTCGGAAGCTATGGCCGACCTCGGCATTCCCTACGCATGCCCAGTGACGGGATTCGATGCCCCCGGTCAGATTCGCAATCGAATGTTGCGCAAGATACTCACTCGCGCTGCAAGCTTTGCCGTCTCTGCAGCTGGACAGGCGCTTGATTTTGCCGCATTGGACCCAGAAGAAGTCGAGAGCGCCTCTGTATTTGTCGGCTCGCTCGGAGTCGATCAGGATCTCGATCTTTTCGTCGAAGCCTTGAAGGCATCGTGCGACTCCAGCATCAATTTTTCCTATGAACGATACAGCCGTTGCGGCACGGCCTTGATTGATCCCTTGTTCCTGGTCAGGTCGTTGCCGAACGCCGGACTGTGCGGCGCGGCAATTGAACATCAGATCAAGGGACCGAATCTGAACATCATGAGCGGCCCAGCTTCCGGCCTGCTGGCGTTAATCGCTGCTTGCCGGCACATTCAGTGCGGAGCGGCCCCTGTGGCGCTCGTCGGGGGATACGATTCGACGCTGCAATTGGAATCGGTGGTTGTTCACCTGTTGGAAGGGCGCGCCGCTAGAGAAACAGGAGCGGGCGCCGGCTACGTGCTCGGCGAAGGCGCGGCCTTCTTCGTCATTGAGGACGCGGCACATGCCGAAGCGCGAAAGGCGAAGGTTTACGCGGAAATTGTCGGCCTGGCTCATGTCCACTCCGCGCCCGAGGATGCAGCCAAGGGTCTTTATCAGGTCGCAATGGAGGCATCAGCCAGCGGCGCCACTGATGTAGTCTTTGGCGATGGTCTCAACCTGCCCGAAGAGGATGCGATCGAACAGCAAACGCTCCAGCGGCTTGGGCCGGAACTGACCCTCCGCACACAAACTCAGAGGACTGGCTTCTGCGGCGTTGCATCTCCCCTTTTTTCACTGCTCGAGGCAACGCGCGCGACCGCAGCGCGTGAGGTCGCACGCCCCTTGGTTTGGACCAGCGATCATGGACGCCATCACGTGGCGGTTGCGCTACAAGCCGCGTCATGCGGGGATCGCGCCGGATGA
- a CDS encoding carbamoyltransferase family protein, with protein sequence MTTSRSWGSLLLRGAGMFQPDRKLHNFLRRVRHRRRPDGSYNILGICSTGHGASFALISSRYGVRALNFERFVAKKYALLMAREELRELHECDRGIPANIRFLLTNRDGSLPPISVFEDFWEPFLAHLLRGLPLSARDIDVVAGSESHFAINRAWLGRALGSFFPNAEVHTDLEHHLVHRAQAFYSSSFNDAAILTADACGEPLARLGGKSLAMTLAHGNGDSIQVFTEHAAPESSTGELYSFINDYLGFEHGEEGKTMGLSSFGRDTCYRALRPHLSLLGDGSFRFLDRGALTTAVQALEIQRREPKEPITPAHEDLACAIQMLLNEIMVNAVHVLARNSASTNLCIAGGTALNSIANETAFRASRFNAVHIMPNAGDCGHALGCALHAERNLRPRRTSPPASPGLHLTDALGPLYTDDEIEFALTRSGLPFRRVEAIHEYAAASIEKGRIVGWFQGGSEYGPRSLGQRSILADPRSPTMKDHLNHRVKHREPFRPFAPAVLEERASEFFDLTGPSPFMLRVVNVLPDKRSLISAVTHVDGTARVQTVSAATHPRFHALIEAFAQRTGVPVILNTSFNVAGKPIVETPDDAIDCFRSTHIDVVVLHDYVLEKEGLDG encoded by the coding sequence ATGACAACCTCAAGGTCGTGGGGATCGCTTCTCCTCCGCGGAGCCGGGATGTTCCAGCCGGATCGCAAGTTGCATAACTTCCTCCGACGGGTTCGCCACCGCCGCCGGCCCGATGGCTCTTACAACATCCTGGGAATCTGTTCGACCGGTCATGGCGCGAGCTTCGCTCTCATCTCGTCGCGTTACGGAGTTCGCGCTCTCAACTTTGAGCGATTCGTCGCCAAAAAGTATGCCCTGCTGATGGCGCGCGAAGAACTCCGCGAACTCCACGAATGCGATCGGGGCATCCCGGCTAACATCCGTTTTCTGCTCACCAACCGCGATGGTTCCCTTCCACCGATCTCTGTCTTTGAGGATTTCTGGGAGCCCTTTCTGGCCCACCTGTTGCGGGGCCTTCCACTTAGCGCCAGAGACATCGATGTCGTTGCAGGTAGCGAATCACATTTCGCGATTAATCGCGCATGGCTGGGGCGAGCCCTAGGGTCGTTCTTCCCCAACGCGGAAGTCCATACCGATCTTGAGCACCATCTCGTCCATCGAGCGCAGGCTTTCTACTCCAGCAGCTTCAATGACGCGGCCATCCTCACCGCCGACGCCTGCGGTGAGCCCCTCGCGCGCCTCGGAGGGAAATCGCTCGCCATGACGCTCGCGCACGGCAACGGCGATTCGATTCAAGTCTTCACCGAACATGCCGCGCCCGAGTCCAGCACCGGCGAACTCTACAGCTTCATCAACGACTACCTGGGCTTCGAGCACGGCGAGGAGGGCAAAACCATGGGTTTGTCTTCGTTCGGCAGAGATACGTGCTATCGAGCCCTGCGGCCTCATCTCTCTCTCCTTGGAGATGGCTCGTTTCGCTTTCTCGATCGGGGCGCTCTCACCACCGCAGTCCAGGCGCTCGAAATTCAGCGTCGAGAACCCAAAGAGCCCATCACTCCGGCGCATGAGGACCTCGCGTGCGCCATCCAGATGCTGCTCAACGAGATCATGGTGAACGCCGTCCATGTGCTCGCACGCAACTCTGCTTCCACCAACTTGTGCATCGCGGGAGGCACGGCCCTCAACAGTATCGCCAATGAGACTGCCTTTCGAGCCTCCCGCTTCAACGCCGTCCACATCATGCCCAACGCCGGCGACTGCGGTCACGCACTCGGATGCGCGCTGCACGCCGAACGAAACCTGCGCCCGCGGCGAACTTCGCCCCCCGCATCGCCGGGTCTGCACCTCACTGATGCGCTGGGTCCGCTCTACACCGATGACGAAATCGAGTTTGCACTCACGCGCTCCGGCCTGCCCTTTCGTCGAGTCGAAGCCATCCACGAATACGCAGCGGCCAGCATTGAGAAGGGACGAATCGTCGGCTGGTTCCAGGGCGGTTCGGAGTACGGACCGCGTTCCCTGGGGCAGCGCAGCATTCTCGCCGATCCGCGTTCGCCCACAATGAAGGATCATCTCAACCATCGCGTGAAGCATCGCGAGCCCTTTCGCCCCTTCGCTCCGGCAGTATTGGAAGAACGCGCCTCGGAATTCTTCGACCTCACCGGCCCCAGCCCCTTCATGCTGCGCGTCGTCAACGTGCTGCCCGACAAGAGATCGCTCATATCGGCCGTCACACATGTGGATGGAACCGCACGCGTGCAGACCGTTTCCGCTGCTACTCATCCGCGCTTCCATGCCCTCATTGAAGCCTTTGCACAGCGTACCGGTGTGCCCGTCATCCTCAACACTTCTTTCAACGTTGCCGGCAAACCGATCGTTGAGACTCCAGACGATGCTATAGACTGCTTCCGTTCCACCCACATCGATGTTGTGGTGCTGCACGACTACGTCCTGGAGAAAGAAGGCCTGGATGGCTAG